A window from Melopsittacus undulatus isolate bMelUnd1 chromosome Z, bMelUnd1.mat.Z, whole genome shotgun sequence encodes these proteins:
- the SEMA4D gene encoding semaphorin-4D: MALRAFYAVWGFLLEVAIAFGPVPRITWEHKEVQLIHFHESEVSNYSTLLLSEDKDVLYIGAREVIFALNAVNIAEKQHELHWKVTEDKRTKCAVKGKSEQTECRNYVRVLQQLNDTFLYVCGTNAFQPTCDYLNLISFALGGKNEDGKGRCPFDPAQSYTSVMVDEELYSGTSYNFLGSEPIISRHSHQSPLRTEYAIPWLNEPNFVFADVIRADQNSTDGEDDKIYFFFTEVPVEYEFVGKLMIPRIARVCKRDQGGLRTLQKKWTSFLKARLICTNPDKNLVFNIINDVFILKSTTLKEPVIYGVFTPQLNNMGLSAVCAYNLSAVEEVFSKGKYMQSATVEQSHTKWVRYNGEIPHPRPGACINNEARASNYMSSLNLPDKTLQFVKDHPLMDDSVTPMGDRPRLVKRDVKYTQIVVDRVRALNGSIYDVMFISTDRGALHKAISYENGMHIIEETQLFPKFEPVQTLLISSKTGRRYLYAGSNSGVVQSPVAFCDKYTTCVDCVLARDPYCAWNPHEASCIDIFKENEIERSWIQNIGGDASSCSDKVSENSLQHTFKHGSTAELKCSQKSNLAQVVWKFKDDVLRVESPKYRLLEKALLIFNLSEGDSGVYQCLSEEKVKNKKFSQVLAKHVLELKKIQHTTVGPTTAAAPTEGNSDVPKVSAVSTEGSTAHTLTTHMVPVTTARIVTKPLGSVQTSAPSNTELFNSIPDTVPEKTMFLKSNDNFLLMFLFLFFFILFLCLLSYNCYKGYLPGQCLKFRSIMLLGKKKKSDFSDCEQSVKETLVEQGSVSHQSGEQPKPAHDTGYETEPDCGNGQLQAGDSQASREAKDKPFDVKCELKYADSDADGD, translated from the exons ATGGCTCTACGCGCTTTTTatgcagtttggggttttttactggAAGTAGCAATAGCATTTGGCCCAGTACCAAGGATCACTTGGGAACACAAAG AAGTCCAGCTCATACATTTTCATGAATCGGAAGTGTCGAACTATTCAACCTTGCTGTTAAGTGAAGACAAAGATGTTCTATATATAGGAGCCAGAGAAGTGATCTTTGCATTAAACGCAGTGAATattgctgaaaagcagcacgAG TTACACTGGAAGGTCACAGAGGATAAAAGGACTAAATGTGCAGTCAAGGGCAAATCAGAACag ACAGAGTGTCGTAATTATGTGCGTGTGTTGCAACAGCTGAACGATACTTTTCTCTATGTGTGTGGAACTAACGCGTTTCAGCCAACATGTGATTACCTG aatttaatttcatttgcacTTGGAGGTAAAAATGAAGATGGTAAGGGCAGATGTCCATTTGATCCTGCTCAAAGCTACACATCTGTTATGGTTG ATGAGGAGCTTTACTCCGGGACTTCCTACAATTTTTTGGGAAGCGAACCTATCATTTCAAGGCATTCCCATCAAAGCCCTCTCAGAACAGAGTATGCGATACCTTGGCTTAATG AGCCTAATTTTGTTTTTGCTGATGTCATAAGAGCAGACCAAAACAGCACAGACGGAGAAGATGACAAGATATACTTCTTTTTCACCGAGGTGCCTGTGGAGTATGAATTTGTTGGAAAACTGATGATTCCAAGAATAGCTAGAGTGTGCAAG AGGGACCAAGGAGGATTAAGGACCTTGCAGAAAAAATGGACTTCCTTCCTGAAGGCCAGATTGATTTGTACCAACCCTGATAAGAATTTAGTTTTCAATATTATCAATGATGTTTTTATTCTCAAGTCGACAACTTTGAAGGAACCAGTCATATATGGAGTCTTCACACCACAGCT GAATAACATggggctgtctgcagtgtgTGCGTACAATCTGTCTGCTGTAGAAGAGGTTTTCTCgaaaggaaaatacatgcaGAGTGCTACAGTAGAACAGTCTCATACGAAGTGGGTACGATACAATGGGGAAATTCCTCATCCTCGACCTGGTGCT TGCATAAACAATGAAGCCAGAGCATCAAACTACATGAGCTCTTTGAATTTGCCAGACAAAACATTGCAGTTTGTTAAAGATCATCCCCTAATGGATGACTCGGTGACTCCAATGGGAGACAGACCTCGACTAGTAAAACGAGATGTGAAGTACACCCAGATTGTAGTAGACAGAGTCAGAGCACTCAATGGCTCCATATATGATGTTATGTTCATCAGTACAG ATCGAGGAGCCCTGCACAAAGCTATCAGCTATGAAAATGGAATGCATATTATTGAAGAAACACAACTTTTCCCCAAATTTGAGCCAGTCCAAACTCTCTTGATTTCATCCAAAACA ggCAGAAGGTACCTCTATGCTGGTTCTAATTCTGGTGTAGTTCAGTCTCCAGTTGCATTCTGTGACAAGTACACCACTTGTGTTGACTGTGTTTTAGCAAGGGATCCTTACTGTGCTTGGAATCCCCATGAAGCTTCCTGCattgatatttttaaagaaaatgaaattgaaag GAGCTGGATTCAGAACATAGGTGGAGATGCATCGTCTTGTTCTG ATAAAGTAAGCGAGAATTCCCTACAGCATACATTCAAGCATGGGAGCACAGCAGAACTCAAGTGTTCTCAAAAATCCAATCTGGCACAGGTAGTTTGGAAGTTCAAAGATGATGTGCTGAGAGTGGAGAGTCCCAAGTACCGTTTGCTGGAAAAGGCACTGCTCATCTTCAATTTATCAGAAGGAGACAGCGGTGTTTACCAGTGTTTGtcagaagaaaaagtgaagaatAAGAAATTTTCTCAAGTGCTGGCCAAGCATGTCTTGGAACTGAAAAAGATCCAGCATACCACGGTGGGCCCCACCACGGCAGCTGCACCAACAGAAGGTAATAGTGATGTGCCGAAAGTGTCAGCTGTATCAACTGAGGGGTCAACCGCTCACACTTTGACTACTCATATGGTACCAGTAACAACAGCAAGGATAGTAACAAAGCCCCTTGGCTCTGTTCAAACAAGTGCACCCTCCAACACAGAGCTCTTCAATTCCATTCCTGACACGGTCCCGGAAAAGACAATGTTCCTCAAGTCAAATGATAACTTCCTGTTGAtgttcctcttcctcttcttttttatcCTGTTCTTGTGCCTGCTCTCCTACAACTGTTACAAAGGGTACTTGCCAGGGCAGTGCTTGAAATTCCGCTCCATCATGCTGCTTGGTAAGAAGAAAAAGTCAGATTTTTCTGACTGTGAGCAAAGCGTGAAGGAGACACTGGTGGAGCAAGGCAGCGTCAGCCACCAGAGCGGGGAGCAGCCAAAGCCAGCGCACGACACTGGCTATGAGACTGAGCCCGACTGTGGGAACGgccagctgcaggctggggattCACAGGCATCCCGAGAAGCCAAGGACAAGCCCTTCGATGTCAAGTGTGAGCTCAAGTATGCCGACTCAGACGCAGATGGGGACTGA